Below is a window of Pogona vitticeps strain Pit_001003342236 chromosome 9, PviZW2.1, whole genome shotgun sequence DNA.
GGCTGTTGTCATCTGAAACTTTCTTAAGTATAGGTGTGTGTGGGGATGTTCTCCAGTCACTGGGTCTCATTCCATAGAGACGCTGCTTGGTTAGTAGGATggcaggcccagttctttccccccttctaaTCTAATGTGGCAAAGCAGGCCTTAGAGGTCCTCTTCTCAAGAGGACAGAATGGGAGAGGGGAAGAAGAGAATTCCCAAATTTGCTGCCCTGTGTAATGCTCTGAGGTGACTGttacttccttttctttggtggCAAGCTACTAAAGCTGGTGGGCAGGATGATGACAGCATTCTGCAGCAGAGGCAGGTGGTGGCCTGAGTAGACTTACTTGATGTCCCAGTCTAGGGGGCGCCATGATGCAATCTGATTAACTGAACCTGCCTCTTTGAGCAGGAAAGAACCCCTCAGAGGATGTCTTCTGTATTACAGGTAAACTAATCAAATGGAAAACATTAGCAATTCCAAACCTTGGTGTTATATATGTATTCAGTATTTCATGGCACAGTGAACTTTAGATGCATGTGTTTTTACTCTCCTACTGTTTTCAATAAGTGAAATATACTGTACTTGTCAATATATGGTGACACATTCTGATTTGAGTAACTGAGCTGTTTACaccttgggggggaaaaatgaaaataatgaaacaaaagtATGTTTGCATTTTTACAGGACACTTACCTGCTCACTTGAACAATTTCATACTTTCATTACGAAGTACCAAAATCTAACTGCTGAGAATGTAACACTGAGAAAGATTGTATCTTTTATTTGGGCTGATTAGCACTCTAGTGTTGGCTGAAcaatctgttctttaaaaaaaactattcaagatgcatgtttggaaaaaaagaatttgtaAGGAAATACTAATTCTGTGAAAGGCTTAGCAGCTCAGTCTGAAGGAGGAAGAAGTTTCTGGACACTTGCCTATTCTTCACTTTTTATGGCCCTACcggaaaaaaaaccacccaaaaaCAAAAAGGCGCATGCACACACCAGATTGTGATACCAAATTCACctgtaggctgaaatccagtaatcagtcacaactaaagtaggccaatttgaattagtggaacttatggaggcactgactcaccaaatcccctgaTTCAAAGGGTCCACTCTGGCTTCAgatttctactggatttcagtcagtgaatAGGCAAGTTAAGTTATTCACGCCACAGTATTTGGACTGCAACTGTTATCAGGTCCAGCTTAAAGGGGAAGAATGCTGTAAGCtgcagttcaacatctggagggcagcttTGCCCACGGTAGTAATAATAGTACTGTAAGTGAAATCTCAAGTTCTTATTAAAGTTGTATGTAAAACTATTTTCAGCAGCCAAGTTCCATTTTCGTCAAGAGTTCAGAGGGAATCACTCACCTATTATCCTTGCATATATGAAGGAAAGTCACAAATTTACACCTTCACCTGGAAAATCAAGTTTTATggcattcaaagaaacaaaaacataaactaTTTTATTTGGTAAAATTGTTTGTGGGCAACAGTCTATCAGATGTATTTCAGGGCTGCATTAGATTACTGCAAAGGACTAACATGGCAACCCCTCTGATTTTTATCATGGAAGACAGAAGGCCAATACTGTATAGATCCCGATACAGTATTTGGGACATCTAATGCGTTTAATAGGAAACCCTAAGGTACACAAAAGCCCTCTTCAGGTTCTACTTGTAGGGATCACATGTATGGACAACATCCTACTTATCACTCCCAAAAGATGCATTCAGCCATAAATGTCATACAGATTGGAACTAGTCTGGCCTCCGATATTTCCTGCCACTTTATcatatacagtattctgaaataTTCAAATAAAAGTCTCCATAAGGAGCAGCCATGTCTTTGAAAGCACATTGCCAGAGTCCAATCCTAGATGGTACACTGGCCTAAGTATGCTACTGTAGCATTTTCcttaagttatgcattattcatgttatatgttaatgtgtTTAAAGGGAGGGGCCAAAAGAGATGCTAAAAAGGCAGAGACTGAGAGTCGGAATCTGAGTCTGGATCagggagagaaggatagtttgggagTTTGTGTAACCTGTGATAATATGGAAGGTTAATATTGTTGATAgatgaatcttgaagaatgtgcttatgaattattccacAAAACcacctgtaattaataaacctgttttgttggaaagtcagtactggatggaccttagtcttttctaagtaaactaagttgagaaaagagatcaactggtggcagcgtatcagAGGGCGTGCTGAGGTCCCTTGTGAGCTCTGTTTGGgtaaacaagcaggggccacaagggctaATGCCACAAACGCTACCAAACAAGAATGTTCAGAACCCATGATATCCACTCTTTTGACATATGCATTAACAGATTCAGTAAATACACCTGCCCCCGCATTtacttaattaaaatatttatacaccaCCTTTCTCAAGAGAACCCAAGGCGAGGTCTTATTGTACACTGATCATtaagatatttatttgtttatcttgACGTTGTATGAGAACTGCAAATATAAAAGTCTGACAGTCATCTAGACTTGTTTCTTGCTCATGAAGTTATTTCAATTAGTATACTATAAGAACTGCACATATTTCTCTTCTGGGTATAGGGAAACATCAGTTTGCTTTGATGTCAAGTTAAACCCATGTCTAAGGGAATTACTTTTTCATTAAAACCCCATGTCCACCTTAAGAAAGGAGACACAGTTACAGAACAAAGCATTTCTAAGTGCATGCTCaactcaattttattttattttttggtactAGAACTTGACCATGAACACAAATCCTTTTACATTAAAATCTACTCATTCTCTCCCACAAAGATAGCAGCCCAATTTAATAGAGGAACACAGGCCTTTTGTTATTGTTAAGCAAATGAAGGTCAAAAACTACTGCTGCTTTACTGCAAATCTCCACTCTATAATAATTTAGCATTTGCCTGCCCTTAGCTTACAGTATGATGGAATCTAAAACAATACGAATTAATCTGACATGACATTGTTGATGAATTTAGATTTTGCCTGAAGGACTGGACTCTCTGAATGCCAAGTTCCTTcctctccatttatttatttatttgaaagaagCACGAGACTCATGATGGCATATTTAATTGGGGGGGGACAACATAACAAAACCATTACAACATGTGGTCAAGCAAAAATAGTCTTTATTCAAATTTAATGGAAACAGGGACCACTGTACTTTGCaagacagggaaaaataaaaaaaatataaaacaaggaTATTGTCACAATACCAGAATGTGGAAGTctactttcccccccttcccttcctattGTTCATTGTAGGTATCTAGTTTCCTGACTGTGCTATTCACAAACTCTGAAAGTCGGAATtatgaaacaaaaaaagtaatatgAAATTTAAGACTTTTCACTTTTCACTAAATGGCATACATCAAAGGGCATCATTTAAGGGCAAACTGTTGAAGTTACCATACCTACCTAGGAGTCATCATTCCAATCTTAGAAGCCCATCAAAGTGTAGTGCTCATTCTCTATTGCTATTCTGGAAACCCAGGATGATGTGTGGTGCTCCAGCAAGGCTCTCAGCCTCTAATATCAGAATaggcaagagagaaagagcacTGGACTGAACACTTACAGATACACCATGGGGGGAGGGTATTAAAAATGTACAGCAGTGACGTGTTCTACTCCAATCACTTGTGCTACAACTACCAAACATGTACAAAAGACTTCTCATAGAGCTCTAAGTGTGGTTGCAGCAACTTTAGGATCTCGAGCGAGACCGTGACCTAGATCGTGAATGTGATCTAGAGGCAGACCTCGATCTAGATTTGGATTGGGATCTTGTTTTTGAAACTGATTTGGATCTGGAACGAGATTCCGATTTTACATTTTGTTTAGATTTGGAATTTGACCTTGACCGGGACTTACCCCTGGTGTCCTCCATTTCCTCATCTGCACTTTTTACTTCCTTTGTAACAGGTTCTATTTTCATATGTTCCTTTTCCTTGGATCGAGATCTGGATCTAGATCTAGACCTTGAACGTTCTtgatcctctctttttttcttcttgctgctGCTAGATTTGCTATCACGCTTACTCCGCCTCTTGCTTCTCTCACTTCTGCTGCGACTTCTACTCCTGCTCCTACTGGCATCcctgcttcttttcctccctttcctcttaTCCTTGCTCTTGCTacggctcctgctcctgctcccctCTTTGCTCCTGCTCCTAGCCTTGCTGacactcttttccttctctttactcCTACTGCCCCTTACActccccctctcttcctcttcctcttcctctgctgcctTCTCCTTACTACCGCTCCTACTCCTGCTTTTACTCTTACTCTTTTCCTTGCTGGGACTTCTGCTCTTTGTTTGGTCATCATCGTCATTTTGAACCACATCCTCTGGCTTGTCTTTGCTTTTACTTCGGGATTTCTCCGCACTTCTGCTGCGGCTTCTGCTTTTATCATCTTTACTTGGActcctgcttttttccttttggccTCTGCTATGACTTTTGCTTCTACTGCGGCTCTTGCTTCTGGAATGGGACCCAGACCtgacaagagaaaaaaatgtacaagagCTCTGTAAGTCTTGCCATTACTGCCAGTATTAAAATCCAGATTCTAAAATTCAACTGAGTGCTTTGTACAGCTCAAATATTACCAGTAAAATGGATTTGTGTTAAACTCTAAATGCTGAATCTTTCTCATGGTACCCTTTCCCCATACAAGTCAGTGCTTGTTCGCATTTTAAGTACTCCCTAACTTGTGCAGCACCCAAATATGTACTACTGCAACCAATAGACACCTCTTGTTAAGAGTATTAGAGAAGGAGTGGAAATAACAATAATGGGCCGGGAACTAGACTTTAAAGCTAATAAGAACACTAAAGGGATATGGCTATAAAGAACACTCAATAACTTGCTTAAAGGATTAATATAACTCCTGCCTAGGTTCCCTGACATTCTGCCACAAATTGAAAGACTTTTCCAAGACAAAATCAACCAAAACATCCATCTCTGCCCTGATAATTAGGATTCTATCTTATTATGGTATGTTTGTTTAACAATCaaattgtgctttttttaatgtttcctgtGATAGCACAGACAAAGCAGTGATCCAGAGATCTCAAACTAGACTTGATGGGGAATGtgtacatttctttattttattttattaataaataatttattttctaatgacaaatcacaaaatgaagcatgttaaatgaaggaacaagagtggggaaaataaaatattatgacAGATATCTTTCACCCCTTGGGAGATTAGATGTTTAATTATGTACTAATTATGTTCTGTATATTCTTTGTGAAACGTACTTGACCTCAAGATCATTAACAAGTGAATGTGGCTAAAAACTACAGATCTTCTGTTCTCAAGGCTTGTTGATATTGACACAAGATGATGAGACACCATCAGCCCCCTCTGAAGTAAGCTGCTTGTTCACTGTACAGTACCTGGATCGTGATCTGCTTTTTGAATGGCTGCTTTTGGTACTGCCACTACGACTCCTGCTTTTGCGTGAATGTCTGCTTCGAGAGCGAGatctgaaaataaaagaattgcAGCAGCTGTTAACGGTCCAGAAGCATTTGGGTGGAATCACAGCACATGGCATAGTGAACtctacgtacacacacacacattactacAATGTGACAGCACTTTTCATGGAGTAAAGTTCTGAAAATATTTCTGATAGGCCCCAATACAACAGCATGGGCTCTCTCAAACTGCCACAGCATGTATCCCTGCCAACAAAAGAATGCTATGGTCTCCTAAGCATTGAaagctgaacaaaacaaaaataagttGTGCCACAGATGCAGGCAGATCAAAGAGAGATGTTGAATGGCACCACATGGACATTTGGGAggagaaagaacaacaaaataggGGTTGTGCTATGATCACACGCACAAAGGAGGAACCACCTGGTTACTACATACCAGGAGAAAAGGAACAGATACTGTTGTCTTTCTATGCCATCACTAGGCAGTCAAAAGATTTTAAATGcacctgttttattttgtactacGACAccctttaaaaaggcaatatattCTAAAATTTTGCCACCTCCTCCTCACAAATCTCAGTTGCTTAAGCTTCCCCAAGGGGGGAGgacaaataaaccaaaaaaacTTCAGCTTGCAACACCCAACTTACTGGTTCTTGAGTTAGGAATAAACAGACCAGGGAAGAAAGATGGGAGTGTCTGAACACAAAGCTTGGAAATAGGATTAAGTAGATGTCCCACTAATTCTGTACAAAACGTTTGCAATGATTTatatctcttttaaaataaatacaaaaaatgaGTCAGTCCATCTATTGTTTCTTTCCACCTTTAAATCTATATACAAAAACAACACAAGCAGAATGCCTCAAGGGcaagggtctcaaacatgcggcccggcggccatttgcggccccccagatgagtttgtggccctcgccttgcctcccccccaaagcgcccacacatcctctgctatcaagagtttaaaaaaagccttgcctcgctcgccggctctctcccaagacaccacctcttgcaccctccgtccagaactgcagcctgccagccagcccgcctgtctgtcggctaaggaaactactgggtggcttccttgggctcttgctccgcttggcggaaaatctgatgctgcccaGCCTCACGCAGACTcagcctccagtggcccccaggtaaattgagtttaaaactcCTGATGTATAAGCTTCACTCCCAAATGCTGATGCACTCCCTGAGTtattctagaccaggggtctcaaacatgcggcccaggggccatttgcagcctgccagatgatagtttgtggcccccgccttgcctgccccccatagtggccacatgtcctctgctgtcaagagtcaaaaaaaggcTCGCCTctctcgctggctctctcccaagacagcgcctcttgcaccctccatctggaactgcagccttccagccagcccacctgtctgctggctggcaggctgcagttctggatggagggtgcaagaggtgctgtcttaagggagagccggtgagtgaggcgcattgccagcccttttccccaagcgccaGAGCTGCCGCCacgcgatgcctgagagcggagctcgctcccggcctgTCCTCGAAAAGCACCttcaagccgccaacagcagctgccaccactgccacctctttcaaggaagcggctctctggctctctttctctctcggcacccccagcaccagctcaGCCAGCAGCTTTCGCAGCGCCCAGcgatgcttcctcctcctcctctttgtcctgcttcagtcACCTCGGCTCTGCAGGCTGCCTGGACACACCTTGCAAAGTTTACTCCTCtctcatggtgggggtagctgctgctgctggtggtagtgaagaaggagccagagggggtcatttccggcacccctcctcctcctcctccttggagccccagccgggctaaggaaactcctgggcagcttcctcgggctcttgctctgcttggtggaaaatctgatgtggcccagactctgcctccagcggcccccaggtaaattgagtttgagatcccTGCTCAAGGGTAAAGGATTACTGATACTCTACTGAATTAACAGGCAATAGACAAACCATGCAGTTCTAACCAGTTATTACTCACTTAGAAGTAtgagataaataataataaatggaagATCAAAATCCCACTGAACCTGATTTTCATTTTATAGACAGAACAAAGGCAGTCAGTTTATAATTAAGATGATACAGtaatagatatactgtataacGGTTTATGTAAGTACAGGTAAGTATATACTGGTCTAACTCTTTCAGCCTGACGTTACTGTCACATATCACAATTGTAAAAATCCCTATTAGCTCAGTAATATCCAGTAAGGGTTGTCCAATAAATGAGAAGTCAGCTCATTTCAGCCATCTCACTTTTATGCTCTTCTTCCTTTACAGTGATCCCATTTGTCATTCTGGTTTAAGGCAAATCAtaggtgccttttttttttaaagctgtgaacTTAAACACACAAAGCTGCCTTCACATTATACATCCATCTTCTTCAGTACTGTTTGTGCTAACTGTGACTCTTCAGGGCTTCATACAGGAGCCCTTTCTAGTCTTGTCAGGAGATATCAAGGACTGAATCCAAAATGTTCTTCAAATTCAGATGGCGTTCAACAACTAAGCTACAGATCTTCCTGGGCTGAAATTTCATTCCCATTCTTTTTTCAGAACAAGCCTAGTTGCTTAGAATCTCATCTAAGATGGGATTTTTACATATAGGTCTTCTACCCCTTCCCATCACCTGATATCAACTCAGGTTTTTCTATTCTAGTAATACCCACTGGAAATCTGACTCTGGAAGCACCAGTTTCCCTATCTATCCAATGCCAAATTTGGGAACAGTTTCCACAATATCCTGGGATAGGGAGAAATGGTAAGCTCTTGTAGCTATAAAGGTTTCTGACCACTCTGTCAGGATGCACCAAACCATTATTTGTCTTGAACTATATTGCCATGCCACCAACATAAACCATCAAGATAGCTTCACTGTTTTAttgtgtattattatttttcagaaactGTATCAAGCTACTGACTGCCCAGTAGCAAACAGACGTACCTTGAATGAGTCCGACTTCGGGAATAGGAGCGGCGACGCCTGGACCCAGGCCTGTCTTCCACTAGTCTTATCTTTCTACCATTTACTTCTGTCCCATCCAACTTTTCAAGAGCTCTTTTCATGTCAGAATAGGATTTGAACTCAATCACACCTTcattctttctccctttgtgtgCGTCAGCATACGTCACTTCACCTGCCTGACGCATATAATCCTAGGAGAAGACAGAGTACTGACTCTGAATATATTTATACCTTTGATCTGATGTAATCTGTTCTctatctttttaaatttaaaaagaagcagtCTTAATTTCTAGCAAGTCAAACATATTAAAGTTCACAAACCAAATAAATATGCATGTAAAAATacagattaaaattaaaatgcattaaaataaaatgcCATAATATGTATGAAACTGTATTATTGTAGAATAGAATCATCTGAACATGTCATATTATTGGGCCAGTTGACACCTATActtcttttttaattgtattatataaAATTTACTGCTTTCTTTCTATACATGTAGGTGTGAATGTGAGGAAGATCAATTTATTAATGCCATCTTTATTCTGTTCTCAAATATATTAATTTCTAGTTACTACAGACAACTTACATTTTGTTAAATGTATACTGCTGCAGGAAGAACACGGAAAGTGAGTATCTAATGGACCAATAATCTGAAATGTAAGAGATACAGTGGTCCATTAACCATTGTATCTCTTGTAAAGTCAAAATGTTCCATGGAAAATTGGACAGCAGAAAGAACACAGAAAGCGAGTGTGCATCAGACCAAGTGTAGGTTACATTATAAAGCAGAAGTGGACAACTTAGAGCTCCCATGGATATTTTTGTAGTTTGAAGGCCTTgcaagcacacatgcacacacccaccCCGTCACAGCAGTTtcacaaccatctacatttattcaaatacatgtcatcttcttctggttgttgcataatggtggagggcagggtttcacttaactggggcttatttcggTGTaaggcttatacagtggtgcctcgcttaacgagcgcactgtataacgaagaatccatatagcgatccctttttggggatcgctatatggagctgccccaatcgccgcactcgctttgcgacgattggggcgtccagcggccattttggagccaccgaacagctgttcggcggctccaaaatggccgccggaccagcaaaaacatcgctggaggggtaagttttggcgcctattggaatgcattaaactaagtttaatgcgttccaataggcttttcctgccccgtacagcaatgttttcgcatagcgaaggttaatccggaacggattaacctcgctatgcggggcaccactgtattatgtgcatcatgaaaaatcatactagggcttattttcagcttacgtcttatttttggggaaacagggtaacatcCTCTACCACAGACATGCATCTTGGGCTAGAGTGTCATATACAGCAAACACAGAAAATGTTCTCCAATACTATAGTTTCTTTTAAATAACAATATAGTAAACCTTTGCTCATTCAAAGAGAAATTATTTCATGGCAGAttgttcctcccccccactttccattttttttctggggagaaacTGGACAAAGACCTTTCTGCACTTTTTCTGTTCAGCCCTTCACCTATCTAGCTGTAATATTTCTTTTCAGATCACATCTACATTTTCTTGTCAAGCTAGTTTGTATGGTGGACCACCACTATTTGAAACAAGAATTTTACTCATTTTTCACTTCTTTAGGGAAAGGCAAGCTGCCCTTAATTCATAAGCACGACACAaattctgttgctgtttttttacaCATATAAAATCATGTCATTTTTATTAGTTCCTTAGTTTAGGAAATATTATATATGCTGTTCTACGTTGAGTTTAAAGTTAATAATATAGCTGTTCTAGACAAGGTAATGGTTGTTTTTCTAGCCCACAAGCCAAGAACAGACCTGGGCTTCAAAGCACAgtaaaatgtacattttcaaaCTTTCAGCACCACAGGCAGAACCACAGAAATTGCATACCTTCAGATCCTGCCAACTGCAACGGCTTGACAGATTTTCAACGATCAATCTGTATTCTGTACGGGTCGGAGGACCGTACTTATCTCTTCCACTTCTTCTATAACCATATCCACCTTTAGAGGTGATAAGCAGATGCAATACTTCAGCTAATGAAGTGGAGCCAGTCGTTAATATACACCCCCCCtcccaataaaaataaaaactagtctACCCAACAGTCACTAAGTACATTTAACTCCCCCCCACCCACTAATCTAAGCTACattctatttgttttaaaattttacattAACAATGCCAGATATTTTAAAAGGTCTATATAGGCATGTCTATAATATTAGCATATAATTACAAgaatgtatattttatatttactATTAAAACTGAACATGCAACTAAGTTAAAAAGAATTAACACTTTTGAAAACAGAATAACCAAATCACTATATTATTTACTAATGTTACTTACATTGATTTAAAGTTTTCTGAATATCTGACATGAATAAAGGTTTTCAGGCACCTATTCAGTTTAATCACATCTGTTTCTAACCCTTGGGGTCCTCACCACCCAGGTCTAATGGGAAAAGGTTGC
It encodes the following:
- the SRSF4 gene encoding serine/arginine-rich splicing factor 4 isoform X1 encodes the protein MSDIQKTLNQCGYGYRRSGRDKYGPPTRTEYRLIVENLSSRCSWQDLKDYMRQAGEVTYADAHKGRKNEGVIEFKSYSDMKRALEKLDGTEVNGRKIRLVEDRPGSRRRRSYSRSRTHSRSRSRSRHSRKSRSRSGSTKSSHSKSRSRSRSGSHSRSKSRSRSKSHSRGQKEKSRSPSKDDKSRSRSRSAEKSRSKSKDKPEDVVQNDDDDQTKSRSPSKEKSKSKSRSRSGSKEKAAEEEEEEERGSVRGSRSKEKEKSVSKARSRSKEGSRSRSRSKSKDKRKGRKRSRDASRSRSRSRSRSERSKRRSKRDSKSSSSKKKKREDQERSRSRSRSRSRSKEKEHMKIEPVTKEVKSADEEMEDTRGKSRSRSNSKSKQNVKSESRSRSKSVSKTRSQSKSRSRSASRSHSRSRSRSRSRS
- the SRSF4 gene encoding serine/arginine-rich splicing factor 4 isoform X2, with amino-acid sequence MPRVYIGRLSYQARERDVERFFKGYGKILEVDLKNGYGFVEFDDVRDADDAVYELNGKDLCGERVIVEHARGPRRDSSYGSGRSGYGYRRSGRDKYGPPTRTEYRLIVENLSSRCSWQDLKDYMRQAGEVTYADAHKGRKNEGVIEFKSYSDMKRALEKLDGTEVNGRKIRLVEDRPGSRRRRSYSRSRTHSRSRSRSRHSRKSRSRSGSTKSSHSKSRSRSRSGSHSRSKSRSRSKSHSRGQKEKSRSPSKDDKSRSRSRSAEKSRSKSKDKPEDVVQNDDDDQTKSRSPSKEKSKSKSRSRSGSKEKAAEEEEEEERGSVRGSRSKEKEKSVSKARSRSKEGSRSRSRSKSKDKRKGRKRSRDASRSRSRSRSRSERSKRRSKRDSKSSSSKKKKREDQERSRSRSRSRSRSKEKEHMKIEPVTKEVKSADEEMEDTRGKSRSRSNSKSKQNVKSESRSRSKSVSKTRSQSKSRSRSASRSHSRSRSRSRSRS